The Desulfurococcaceae archaeon DNA window CTTCGCTTCTTAGTGGTATTAAGCCGAGCCTGTGAGCAATGTATTCATCGTAGAACACGCTCGAGTTTTCAACGAATATGACGTAGTCTATCGCCATAGTGGGCACCTCGCTCATGGAGGCCCTTCTAATCGAGTTCAAGAGGTGCAAAGGCACATCCTTAACGCGTAGTTTTACCGAGAATGGCGTCTTTTCGAGTATTTCCATTTTCAAGAAAAACACCTGCTAGAGCCTCTTACCTCTCCTACCACCCGGCCTCCTAGTGGTATCGTGAGGTATTGGAGTGACGTCTTCTATTCTGCCGATTATGAATCCCGAGCGTGCAAGGGCTCTAATAGCAGCTTGAGTGCCCGGTCCCGGAGTCTTAGGGCCGTGCCCTCCAGGTGCTCTTACTTTGATGTGTAATGCAGTTACACCCTTATCCATGGTCTCGGTAGCAGCTCTCGACGCCGCCAACATAGCCGCGTAAGGACTCGGCTTTTCCCTGTCAGCTTTAACTACTCTTCCCCCACTCCACATGCTAACAGTCTCGGCACCCGAGAGGTCTGTGATGTGTATTATGGTGTTATTAGAGCTACTGTATATGTGTGCGATCCCCCATCTAAGTTCCCGAAATGCGAACGCCATCCTAGCTCACCCCGTGCACGAGGACTACGAAGCGGCCTGTGCCTGGACTCCTGCAAGTGGGCTTTTGTGGTAATAGCCTATCAGCTGCTCTTCGTCTCTTGATACTATATAGCCGGGGGACCTCACCCTCCTTCCACCAACGGCGATGTGCCCATGAACGATGAGTTGTCTTGCTTCGTATATGCTCTTCGCGAGCCCCTTCCTGTAAACCAGTGTCTGCAACCTCCTTTCAAGCAGGTCTTCTACGTGGAGGTTCATTACGTCGTCTAGCTTAGCCCCCTCGTTAAGCAACCCCAACTTAATTAGCTTCTCCACGAGCACTTTTTCCTCCCTTTCACGCACTTCGGGCGGAGCGACGAGTAGGGCTCTTGCACGGTGCCTAAAGTATCTTACCAGGGTCGTTGTTTTCCACAGCTCTCTTTTATTTCGAAGCCCGTAAATGCCCACTAACCTGGATTCTTCGAGCAGCCTTTCTTTGCGCCACGGATGTCTAGGACCCATCCACATCCTTCGGGATTTCCTAGGATCGCCCATGCTGATCGCACCTGCTACTTCTTTTGTTGCTGGGTGGTCTTCTTCCTCTTCACGCCGACCGTTATGCCGGTTCTACCGGTAGTCCTAGTTCTTTGACCGCGTACTTTCAAGCCTAGTGCATGCCTAATTCCGCGCCAGCTCCTCATCCTCTTCTCGCGTTCTATGTCCTCCTTGACGTAAAATAGCAGGTTAGCACCGGTTAAGTGTATGTTTTCGCCGGTAGCGCGGTC harbors:
- a CDS encoding 30S ribosomal protein S11, which gives rise to MAFAFRELRWGIAHIYSSSNNTIIHITDLSGAETVSMWSGGRVVKADREKPSPYAAMLAASRAATETMDKGVTALHIKVRAPGGHGPKTPGPGTQAAIRALARSGFIIGRIEDVTPIPHDTTRRPGGRRGKRL
- a CDS encoding 30S ribosomal protein S4: MGDPRKSRRMWMGPRHPWRKERLLEESRLVGIYGLRNKRELWKTTTLVRYFRHRARALLVAPPEVREREEKVLVEKLIKLGLLNEGAKLDDVMNLHVEDLLERRLQTLVYRKGLAKSIYEARQLIVHGHIAVGGRRVRSPGYIVSRDEEQLIGYYHKSPLAGVQAQAAS